The following proteins are co-located in the Oceanimonas sp. GK1 genome:
- a CDS encoding FliH/SctL family protein — MTRHTKGALAYRRYRFPPLYGEPSRHEATEQEEPAAYSQGLEQGYEEGFGQGHAAGLERGRQEGLRLGLEQGTEQGRQQGLAQLRELQHSLAEELRQWQSGAEQQWQQLSLSALRQQREQLCELVEQVARRVIRTELTLNPQQVLAIVEEALAGIDARTQELQLFVNPDDCARLREIGITECQGWALHEDAALAPGDCRIETETLTLEALTEERLQKGMARVAQSLDGADEPA; from the coding sequence GTGACACGACACACCAAGGGCGCGCTGGCCTACCGCCGCTACCGCTTTCCGCCCCTGTACGGCGAACCTTCGCGGCATGAGGCGACTGAGCAAGAAGAGCCCGCCGCCTACAGCCAGGGGCTGGAGCAGGGTTATGAAGAGGGGTTTGGACAGGGCCATGCCGCCGGCCTTGAACGCGGCCGCCAGGAAGGGCTCCGGCTGGGGCTGGAGCAGGGCACCGAGCAGGGCCGCCAACAGGGACTGGCCCAGTTGCGGGAGCTGCAGCACAGCCTGGCCGAGGAGCTGCGCCAGTGGCAGAGCGGCGCCGAGCAGCAGTGGCAGCAGCTGTCGCTGTCGGCCCTGCGCCAGCAGCGGGAGCAACTGTGCGAACTGGTGGAGCAGGTGGCCCGTCGGGTGATCCGCACCGAGCTGACCCTGAATCCGCAGCAGGTGCTGGCCATTGTCGAAGAAGCCCTGGCCGGCATCGATGCCCGCACCCAGGAACTGCAGCTGTTCGTCAATCCCGATGATTGCGCCCGGCTGAGGGAGATAGGCATTACCGAGTGCCAGGGCTGGGCGCTGCATGAGGATGCGGCATTGGCGCCGGGGGACTGCCGCATCGAGACCGAAACCCTGACCCTGGAAGCCCTGACCGAGGAGCGCCTGCAAAAGGGCATGGCGCGGGTGGCCCAAAGCCTGGATGGCGCTGATGAGCCTGCTTGA
- the fliF gene encoding flagellar basal-body MS-ring/collar protein FliF, whose amino-acid sequence MAQASTLLAAGQPLKAGFGKAQARWQGLSAHHRQVLLLGGLALLIAAVVVALLWQAGRSFVPLYGKQELYDQARIVEVLEQDQIPFRLDSHSGQILVEESQLGPVRMRLASQGVKAMLPAGMDELAQGTGFGTSQFMETRRYRHALEGELARTIMALDWVRQARVHLAMPERTLFIGRAEQVPTASVMLDVVPGHQPDPAQVEGIVNLVSGSVPGMTRQKVSVIDQSGQLLSDELAINGQSRGLSLRQVEYSRQLEQQLAQRARDMLYPVLGASNFRVQVTADLDFNAVEETRESLDQTPVLLSETGSENRTQNSLGLGIPGALSNTPPRGDAEGDEAESKDNQSRREQREYQRQFDSGRSVVHTRYQSGRIKQLSVSVLLNKGAAPEGGWDQGQLEQLGQMVQGAVGFSPARGDRFALSSFDFAPQAVLSEFPEPLAWWQQPEIQTYARYLLGAFMVLAVLLLGVRPLVRHLGTNQKAAALRELQSTLPAATDMDAGTARLAGNTGTSERAGPHTTLPWQADEREWQLPPPGSELTVQVTHLQLLAERETDRVAEVIKHWIKDND is encoded by the coding sequence ATGGCACAAGCAAGCACATTGCTGGCCGCCGGCCAGCCGCTGAAGGCGGGGTTTGGCAAGGCTCAGGCGCGCTGGCAGGGGCTGTCGGCCCATCATCGCCAGGTCCTGCTGCTGGGAGGGCTGGCGCTGCTTATCGCCGCCGTTGTGGTGGCCTTGTTGTGGCAGGCCGGGCGCAGTTTCGTGCCCCTGTACGGCAAGCAGGAGCTGTATGACCAGGCGCGCATCGTCGAGGTGCTGGAGCAGGATCAGATCCCCTTTCGGCTGGACAGCCACAGCGGCCAGATCCTGGTGGAAGAAAGCCAGCTGGGGCCGGTGCGCATGCGGCTGGCGTCCCAGGGGGTCAAGGCGATGCTGCCCGCGGGCATGGATGAGTTGGCGCAAGGTACCGGGTTCGGCACCAGCCAGTTTATGGAAACCCGCCGCTACCGCCACGCCCTGGAAGGGGAACTGGCGCGGACCATCATGGCCCTGGACTGGGTGCGTCAGGCCCGGGTTCACCTGGCCATGCCCGAGCGTACCCTGTTTATCGGCCGGGCCGAGCAGGTGCCCACCGCCTCGGTGATGCTGGACGTGGTGCCCGGCCACCAGCCGGATCCGGCCCAGGTGGAGGGCATCGTCAATCTGGTGTCCGGCAGTGTGCCGGGTATGACCCGGCAAAAGGTGTCGGTGATTGATCAGAGCGGCCAGCTGCTCAGTGACGAGCTGGCCATCAACGGCCAGAGTCGGGGGCTCAGCCTGCGCCAGGTGGAATACAGCCGCCAGCTGGAGCAGCAACTGGCCCAGCGGGCCCGGGACATGCTCTACCCGGTGCTGGGCGCCAGCAACTTTCGCGTGCAGGTGACCGCGGATCTCGACTTCAACGCGGTGGAGGAAACCCGGGAGAGCCTGGATCAGACCCCGGTGCTGCTCAGTGAAACCGGCAGTGAAAACCGGACCCAGAACAGCCTGGGGCTGGGCATTCCCGGGGCGCTGTCCAATACCCCGCCCCGGGGGGATGCCGAGGGTGACGAAGCCGAGAGCAAGGACAACCAAAGCCGGCGTGAGCAGCGGGAATACCAGCGCCAGTTCGACAGCGGCCGCTCGGTGGTGCATACCCGCTACCAGAGCGGCCGCATCAAGCAGTTGAGCGTGTCGGTGCTGCTCAACAAGGGGGCGGCGCCAGAAGGAGGCTGGGATCAGGGACAGCTCGAACAGCTGGGGCAAATGGTGCAGGGCGCCGTGGGGTTCAGCCCGGCCCGGGGTGACCGTTTTGCCCTGTCGAGCTTTGACTTCGCCCCTCAGGCGGTGCTGAGCGAGTTTCCGGAACCGCTGGCCTGGTGGCAGCAGCCGGAGATCCAGACCTATGCCCGCTACCTGCTGGGCGCCTTTATGGTGCTGGCGGTGCTGCTGCTGGGGGTGCGTCCGCTGGTGCGTCATTTGGGTACCAACCAGAAGGCGGCGGCCCTGCGGGAACTGCAGTCGACCCTGCCGGCGGCCACCGACATGGATGCCGGCACGGCGCGGCTGGCGGGCAACACCGGCACCAGTGAACGGGCCGGCCCCCACACCACGCTGCCCTGGCAGGCGGACGAGCGCGAGTGGCAGCTGCCGCCGCCGGGCAGCGAGCTGACGGTGCAGGTGACCCACCTGCAACTGCTGGCGGAACGGGAAACCGACAGGGTGGCGGAAGTCATCAAGCACTGGATAAAAGACAATGACTGA
- a CDS encoding FliG C-terminal domain-containing protein, with product MTEQLTEQAAGLSLKETEKAAVLLLSMGENAAARVLQRLDRDEVNKVTTAMARLSGVSAESARGTLQEFFDLYRQQSGINSASREYLERTLDLALGEKLARGLLDSMYGDVVRREIQRLQWVQPELLARFLQQEHPQMQAVILAFLPADSAAAVLSLLPADSHDELLLRVANLNEVSEFVVVELKAALTRCMEFVAHNAGARVDGVRQVADIVNRYQGNRGQLMESIKLHNADKASDIERNMYDFTSLARQTPETLQRIVQDLPLEVLGLALKGAESPVRRVLLEAMPRRMAQQMEQDMLRQGAVAVSRVENARQEVMNLVRELVEQGELEFQLYEEQVVS from the coding sequence ATGACTGAGCAACTGACCGAACAGGCCGCGGGCCTGAGTCTGAAAGAAACCGAAAAGGCCGCCGTGCTGTTGCTGAGCATGGGCGAGAACGCCGCGGCGCGGGTGCTGCAGCGCCTCGACCGGGACGAGGTCAACAAGGTGACCACCGCCATGGCGCGGCTCTCGGGCGTCTCCGCCGAGTCGGCCCGGGGCACCTTGCAGGAGTTTTTTGATCTCTACCGCCAGCAGAGCGGCATCAACTCCGCGTCTCGGGAATACCTGGAGCGCACCCTGGATCTGGCGCTGGGCGAAAAACTGGCCCGAGGCCTGCTGGACTCCATGTACGGCGACGTGGTGCGCCGGGAAATCCAGCGCCTGCAATGGGTGCAGCCCGAGCTGCTGGCGCGTTTTCTGCAGCAGGAGCACCCCCAGATGCAGGCGGTGATCCTGGCGTTTCTGCCCGCCGACTCCGCCGCCGCCGTGCTCTCCCTGCTGCCGGCGGACAGCCACGACGAGCTGCTGCTGCGGGTGGCGAACCTCAACGAGGTGAGCGAGTTCGTGGTGGTGGAGCTCAAGGCGGCGCTGACCCGCTGCATGGAATTCGTGGCCCACAATGCCGGTGCCCGGGTCGACGGGGTGCGCCAGGTGGCGGACATCGTCAACCGTTACCAGGGCAACCGCGGCCAGCTGATGGAGTCCATCAAGCTGCACAACGCCGACAAGGCCAGTGACATCGAGCGCAACATGTACGACTTTACCAGCCTGGCCCGGCAGACCCCGGAAACCCTGCAGCGCATTGTGCAGGATCTGCCGCTGGAGGTGCTGGGGCTGGCGCTCAAGGGCGCCGAAAGTCCGGTACGCCGGGTGTTGCTGGAAGCCATGCCCCGGCGCATGGCCCAGCAGATGGAGCAGGACATGCTGCGCCAGGGCGCCGTGGCCGTGAGCCGGGTCGAAAACGCCCGTCAGGAGGTGATGAACCTGGTGCGCGAGCTGGTCGAACAGGGCGAGCTGGAGTTCCAGCTCTATGAAGAGCAGGTGGTGAGCTAG
- a CDS encoding FliI/YscN family ATPase gives MSLLEHRLQLARAALSEELDIGQVYGRLLRVTGNLLEVSGCRLVLGQRCCIDTDGGGELEAEVVALDREQALLLPLTSASGLYTGARVRPLAGEDRLAVSAALLGRIVDGLLRPLDGRPPAQGQPVPWQCAAPNPLLRRRVSEPLDVGVRAINGLLTPGKGQRLGLFAGPGVGKSVLLGMMARYTRADVVVVGLIGERGREVREFIDDCLGAQGRARSVVIAAPADQSPLMRVRAAESCHRVAEHFRDQGQDVLLLMDSLTRYVQARREIGLAVGEPPVARGYPPSAFSALTGLVERAGNGEQPAGSLTAFYTVLAEGDDQQDPVADAARAILDGHVVLSRQLAEQGHYPAIDIGASISRVMSKVAGPDHLARAVQCKRWFGLYQQVRELLPLGGIQSGKSQETDEAIARYPALAAFLQQGELEPVSLAETLQQLAELTGDTRAQPSD, from the coding sequence ATGAGCCTGCTTGAGCACCGGTTGCAGCTGGCCCGGGCCGCGCTCAGCGAGGAGCTGGATATCGGCCAGGTCTACGGCCGGCTGCTCAGGGTCACCGGCAACCTGCTGGAAGTGTCCGGCTGCCGGTTGGTGCTGGGCCAGCGCTGTTGCATCGACACCGACGGCGGCGGTGAGCTGGAAGCGGAAGTGGTGGCCCTGGATCGGGAGCAGGCGCTGTTACTGCCGCTGACGTCGGCTTCGGGCCTCTATACCGGCGCCCGGGTGCGACCGCTGGCCGGCGAGGATCGGCTGGCGGTGTCAGCGGCGCTGCTGGGGCGCATCGTCGACGGCCTGTTGCGCCCGCTCGATGGCCGGCCGCCGGCCCAGGGCCAGCCGGTGCCCTGGCAGTGCGCGGCGCCCAATCCGCTGTTGCGCCGCCGGGTGAGCGAACCATTGGACGTGGGGGTGCGCGCCATCAATGGCCTGCTGACCCCCGGCAAGGGGCAGCGGCTGGGGCTCTTTGCCGGCCCCGGCGTGGGCAAGAGCGTGCTGCTCGGCATGATGGCCCGCTACACTCGGGCCGACGTGGTGGTGGTGGGGCTGATTGGCGAGCGGGGCCGGGAAGTGCGGGAATTCATCGACGACTGCCTGGGCGCGCAGGGCCGGGCCCGGTCGGTGGTGATCGCCGCCCCCGCGGATCAGAGCCCGCTGATGCGGGTGCGGGCGGCGGAAAGCTGTCACCGGGTGGCGGAGCATTTTCGCGATCAGGGCCAGGACGTGCTGCTGCTGATGGACTCGCTCACCCGTTACGTGCAGGCCCGGCGGGAAATCGGCCTGGCAGTGGGCGAGCCGCCGGTGGCCCGGGGCTATCCGCCGTCCGCCTTCAGTGCCCTGACCGGGCTGGTGGAGCGGGCCGGCAACGGCGAGCAGCCGGCGGGCAGCCTCACCGCCTTTTACACCGTGCTGGCGGAAGGGGACGATCAGCAGGATCCGGTGGCCGATGCGGCCCGGGCCATCCTCGATGGCCATGTGGTGCTCAGCCGGCAGCTGGCGGAGCAGGGCCACTATCCGGCCATCGATATCGGCGCTTCCATCAGCCGGGTGATGAGCAAGGTGGCCGGCCCCGATCACCTGGCCCGGGCGGTGCAGTGCAAACGCTGGTTCGGCCTCTACCAGCAGGTGCGGGAGCTGCTGCCCCTGGGGGGCATTCAGAGCGGTAAAAGTCAGGAAACCGACGAGGCCATTGCCCGCTACCCGGCCCTGGCCGCCTTTTTGCAGCAGGGCGAGCTGGAGCCGGTGAGCCTGGCAGAGACGTTACAGCAGCTGGCCGAACTGACCGGAGACACTCGTGCGCAACCATCTGATTAA
- a CDS encoding sigma-54-dependent Fis family transcriptional regulator — protein MNMGTQSSSLLWLISTGGLSDVCHGALLAEGYRIEPMTVLSRSEHKPGVILVDSDTGPGFAGHIQTLVSRFPQAVILAMVEHGESALAGEALRAGASDYVLKPFQPSQLLRVLGQSLALRHSTGDMVVRSRAGLQVLQLAYRAAQTPAAVLIGGESGTGKECLARYIHQVSDRRDGPFVAVNCAAIPESMLEAVLFGYSKGAYTGAAQAQAGKFELANGGTLLLDEIAEMPLGLQAKLLRVLQEREVERLGSHQKVRLNVRIVAASNKDLREAVSAGEFREDLFYRLDVLPLGWPPLRERVEDIMPLARHFLHKYGEGESFRFSADAERALLGHPWPGNIRELENVIQRALILARSAIIDVADLMLPGAARPANSLITLSQPAAEPAAEGLQASRQRAEFDYVLQVLRRHSGHRSRTAEALGLTTRALRYKLAAMREQGIDIDRATGA, from the coding sequence ATGAACATGGGGACTCAGTCTTCTTCTTTGCTGTGGCTGATTTCAACGGGCGGCCTGTCCGATGTCTGTCACGGGGCCCTGCTGGCCGAAGGTTACCGTATCGAGCCCATGACGGTGCTGTCCCGCAGTGAGCACAAACCGGGCGTGATCCTGGTGGACAGCGACACCGGCCCCGGTTTTGCCGGGCACATTCAGACCCTGGTGAGCCGCTTTCCCCAGGCGGTGATCCTGGCCATGGTGGAACACGGAGAAAGCGCCCTGGCCGGCGAGGCCCTGCGCGCCGGCGCCAGCGACTATGTGCTCAAGCCGTTTCAGCCCAGCCAGCTGCTGCGGGTGCTGGGCCAGAGCCTGGCGCTGCGCCACAGCACCGGCGACATGGTGGTACGCTCTCGGGCCGGCCTGCAGGTGCTGCAGCTGGCCTACCGGGCGGCGCAAACCCCGGCAGCGGTGCTGATCGGCGGCGAGTCCGGTACCGGCAAGGAGTGCCTGGCCCGCTACATTCACCAGGTGTCCGACCGCCGTGACGGCCCCTTTGTGGCGGTCAACTGTGCCGCCATTCCCGAAAGCATGCTGGAGGCGGTGCTGTTCGGTTACAGCAAGGGCGCCTACACCGGCGCGGCCCAGGCCCAGGCGGGCAAGTTTGAGCTGGCCAACGGCGGCACCCTTCTGCTGGATGAAATTGCCGAAATGCCCCTGGGGCTGCAGGCCAAGCTGCTGCGGGTGCTGCAGGAAAGGGAAGTGGAGCGCCTGGGCAGCCACCAGAAGGTGCGGCTGAATGTGCGCATCGTGGCGGCGAGCAACAAGGATCTGCGCGAGGCGGTGAGTGCCGGGGAATTCCGCGAAGATCTGTTCTACCGCCTGGACGTGCTGCCCCTGGGCTGGCCGCCGCTGCGCGAGCGGGTCGAAGACATCATGCCCCTGGCCCGGCATTTTCTGCACAAATACGGCGAGGGCGAGTCGTTCCGCTTCAGTGCCGACGCCGAGCGCGCCCTGCTGGGCCATCCCTGGCCGGGCAACATTCGCGAGCTGGAAAACGTCATTCAGCGAGCGCTGATCCTGGCCCGCAGCGCCATTATTGACGTGGCCGATCTGATGCTGCCCGGCGCCGCCCGCCCGGCCAACAGCCTGATCACCCTGAGTCAGCCGGCGGCGGAGCCCGCTGCCGAAGGGCTGCAGGCCAGCCGTCAGCGCGCCGAATTCGACTACGTATTGCAGGTGCTGCGCCGGCACAGCGGCCACCGTTCCCGTACCGCCGAAGCCCTGGGGCTGACCACCCGGGCACTGCGCTACAAGCTGGCCGCCATGCGTGAGCAGGGCATTGACATCGACCGCGCCACAGGAGCCTGA
- the fliE gene encoding flagellar hook-basal body complex protein FliE, whose product MTISPESAQQAMLVRLSQLQQQAQGGTAITPSAEPGSFGELMKTTVRAINHEQVQASGLMTAVETGASEDLVGAMLASQKAGLSFSTLVQVRNKLMTAFDDIMRMPL is encoded by the coding sequence ATGACCATTTCCCCCGAAAGTGCCCAGCAGGCCATGCTGGTGCGTCTCAGCCAGTTGCAGCAACAGGCCCAGGGCGGCACCGCCATTACTCCGTCGGCGGAGCCGGGCTCCTTTGGCGAGCTGATGAAAACCACGGTGCGGGCCATCAACCACGAGCAGGTACAGGCCTCCGGCCTGATGACGGCGGTGGAAACCGGCGCCAGCGAGGATCTGGTGGGCGCCATGCTGGCCAGCCAGAAGGCGGGCCTGAGTTTTTCCACCCTGGTACAGGTGCGCAACAAGCTGATGACCGCGTTTGACGACATCATGCGCATGCCGCTGTAA